The Athalia rosae chromosome 4, iyAthRosa1.1, whole genome shotgun sequence DNA segment CAGGGATGTAGCAGCCCATGCAAAATATGcaattattatacgctttcTCAGTTCCGCGTGGGAAAATAGATCGATCAGacttttccacttttctaCGAACGTTTCCTTGCCGCTCTTATTATTCGCTACTTTTTCCTTTGCGCATTGCatatccttttccttctcAGCCGTGAGAGCAATGTTTACCGATGGGTACACTGGACCGTAGGAcctttcgataattatttgcgCCTCTTTACGACGATTTTGAGCGATCAACCATCTTGGGGACTCCGGCATCAGCCTGGAATAAAACATTCAAAATTGAAGTTACGATTATTACGAtaataactttgaaaaatgaattacttAGTATTCCTTTTCGCTGTGCAAGCATAGAAATATCAGTTGACATTATACACGTTAAATAACGCAAGTGATTGTTACCAGCAATGCAGTAGCAGAATAACGGCAGGTAACGTGATGGATAATTGAAGCAGTTTCCAATCTTGTGCCCAGTAGGCGATACCGGGAAGAATCATCATGCCGAGAGGGTAGCCCATGCTGTAGACGATACCCATCCATGCTCTGTGTTTGGGACCAGCAACCTCCGTCACTAATTTGACATTGATCGTTGACTTTTTcagaaaagttttcattcaaaaacATCTCAGATTCTATTCATCAATCAAATTACTTTTTCCAGCGTATTCTGCAAATTTTCCGCGCACAGATGAAATTATTGGAACTCACGTGTTGTAAAAGAAGAGTGATAAATTGCCGAACCGCTAGCACCAATCAATCCTCGCAGTATCATAAAGAGCCAGTACCAAGGAGCAAACGCGCTAATCGGACCGGAGACGATTAGAATGAGAACGCCAACGATGTAGCTCGTTCGTCTTCCAAATTTATCGGCGATTATGCCAAATATACTGGCACCCAGAAATTTTCCTAACGACAATGCCATCTGCACGCTGCTCCGGAGGGCGGTTCTGTGACATACCAGATCCCACTGTAATTCGGTATTACAACCAGTGAGGGAAGTGTTACACTAGAATCATTGCAGAGGGTACATCGAGCGATGATTTTCGCTCAATCATTTCTATCCTACCTCAGCGACGATTGAAGATCCGTCGATATCGTTCGTGTAGCTGAATGTGTTGCAACTTTCTGTCCCTGGATTTCCGTTGGCTTTAACGTAGGCGAGAGCTCCTTCAAAATCGAGCGTAGCAAGGTGAGTATAATTGTGGGAAAATCTCCTACACGACGAAGCTGAAGAGATGTTTCTGATTTGCACGTCCGTCCAATTTGCCATCGTTAATTGCGGGACTGCGCACCAGTGCGTTGGCACCTGTGGATATCGTTTCGATCAGGTAATGCGTCTGTTGGAtttatccctttttttctctgtacagCACACATGTTTTCCGCATGATTATCAATTATCGTACACCTCCTTCATCCCCTCACTTTTATTCGTGACTGTACCTCGGCTAAAAAAACGTAAGACGTTGCATGAAGTCCGTTGAACAACGTGGGTGTTGCCGTCAGCGCAAAAACAAGCCATAGCAACTTGGACCCCTCGCCGAGTTTGTCGAGTGCAGTTACCAGTTCGTCTTTTTGttctattctttttccatcccctTCCTCCTCTTGTCCAATCATCTCGCTGCAAGTTTTATTAATTGACATTTCATTAGTTCAATGTTCGTACGATGAGTTATCTCACGTGTCAAAGTCCTCGAGGTCGATCCTCGATGATTCCCGAGATAAATCTTATCGATGAAATCTTAATCACAATATACAGACAAATTTCAGTTCTTCCTTCGGATGAAGATTCTCTGGCGCTGATATTGCTCCGGTAGGTTGAAATGAGACTGGTTTTCATGGCATAATTTTTTAAGATGCTACCTACCAGAAGCAGCGCTCTTTACGGgaggattattattttcgagcCAGCGACACGTGTGATAACATGAAGATAACACGAGTAACTGTAAAATCATTCAATATGTTTGTAGGCGGGTTTTGTTTAGCCGGCACATGTCAATGACATCACCACGCGGATTTGACGCCGAGTATAGGACTTTGACCTATTATCGCCCACTAACATCGTAGCTGTTATCTGCGATTTGATTCCGGTATCAGCGAATGATTGACAAATCGATAAAAACTACCTCACTTCATACCACTACTTTTGAATCAAGATATGATTCATTCAAGtcattaataattaatcgcggAAAAGTCGAGACCCACAATAGTCGCGATACAATTGGCGAATGACTTTTGTAAGCTCGTCGATTATGTGAAACTCGTTATTCTATGAACTAACATTCCTACAGACCGTGGTAGACAAACCAGTTGAGaatagttatttttattgtcaACTTGTCAGTATATTGAGTTTCTTCGAGTCGTTCAATTCCGGGTTGaccttttttgaaaatcactcGCTTTCGAtaatgtgtaaaaaaataatgaaccaGATCATTACCACCTGCAAAAACTGTTTCTCAAGTTTATGTCAGATCTACTGAAAAGCAAACGAAAAGTTTTACTCCTGCAAACTTTCCTGTGCTCGCGTACGTCTTTCTAATAAACTAGCGGTTTACTAACTATACAACAGTTCCGACGTCTCCATCATTAACAACCTCGGAGTCAACTTCCCCCCTTTTAACACTTGCCCCCTCTTTCAATGTGAAATAAATACACGAATCTTCTGCACTTTGCATATGTGCGCGGTATGTACGATTAGTGAGAATTAAGTACTCAGCTCGCGAAAGCTTATTAAACGATGTTACTATGCTCACGCGTTGTGTAATTATGAACTTGAACCGCGCGTAAAAATTTCAGCGGAACTCAGAACCACAATCACCTCCGCGTTTGTTACGTGTATCTGTGATCGCGTATTCGGATTCTTTCATTGGCGTTGATATTCTTTAATTTGGTCGCGAgcagctctctctctctctctctctcacaccGTATTTCAACCGCAATCAGTTAATTAACAACATCGTGACTGCGCGTAGCTCAAAATCGGAAGATAAAAGTATccgaaattaaatgaataaaggaATTGTAGGTCGGTCGAGTAAAAGTACGTTTATACAGCTGTTCGACACGATTCCGAGACTGTAGTTTCACGaaaacaaacagaaataaataaaaattcaccgctGGGTCGACCGGCCTCAAGGCCGATGGGTGTGCGTGTTTACGAACTCTGGTTCATTGAGCTAAATATAACTGGATTCGAAGCCAGAGTTTAGTTTATCGTTAGAAATGTCAGAAGGAAGTGTTACGGTGATCTTTCATGATTTATTCCGTACTACCGTCTTTTCAACGATGTCGCGGGATATATCTCGGTAGCTCCAGATtcgttggattttttattGGTGAAATCTTATACGCTTTCTGTAACTTACGTACGAGTTGGCTGTGAATTGAAATGCGGTGAAGTGAAATGAGTGGATATACAGACGAAGCTTGAGACAATTGGATATGGACCGGGAATGTCGTAATCGCAGTGATGACCGAAGATCTTTGGTGATGACGTGCCGTGTGGATTCGACGGAGTCGATGCGATCTAATTTGTCGAGTATGAAGGCTTTTGGTACGTGTATCGTTGAGCTCGATTTCTTTTTGtataattcatttcattcgcaCGCAAATTGGCATATTTGTTCGTAGATTTAATTTCAAGAATTTTACACGTCGTTATTCGTTAATACTCGTTAAGGATTTTGTCGTTCTCCGTAAAAGAAAACGTTGCCTTTAATCTCAGTGAATCAATTGGTAGTGAATCGACGAAATGACCATGAGCTTAAACCGTTGCCCCGTACGAACCTTGTTTTAATGAATTCTTATTCTTGACACATCAATTGCGTAATACCAAATTATCCTtgacattaatttttttctatcgaaacGTATCAGAGGAGAGTACGGAAATTGAATATTGTCACTGCAAGTGGAGTTATCGCCGCACTGACGATGCCCTCTTACGCgatttatatttgtatactGACCACGATAACCAATCGGTTATTTTTCCATATCACACACGAGCCCCCGACTTATCCTGTACTTTAAAAGTCGATgtagatacacgtatatttggTTTGTAAAACATTTAATAGACATTTGAAATTACATAAAGGTCGTAAGTGCATCCGCTCCGTTTGTCGGTTAGTATATTCTTACAATTTGAgactatataataatattctaaACACTTTCATggggatatatatattcattgtcGGAGCGTTATAGGCTGGAGCAGCAATTACAGCAATGAGCACCCTAACATCAGTcgctatataatatacagaattattaatattcatcCAAATATTTTAATCACATTCCCTACGggctcttattttttttttttttcacgtacaggttttatataaaatatatttatttttcatacagaACCTTATTCGTAATACTATAActtgtatacattatacacctTTTCGGACAACTGTtgaacgtttttttcatttttcattaattttccttctttataCGAAAAATAAGGAAACCGTATCGCTTATAAATCATGTGGAATCAGTATCAGATgctataaaattaaaacagaTCGCGAGAAGACACAAAAGAAACGAGACAAGTATATTCGAGAGTGGGTCGAGAGTGGGggggtacgtatgtacacattgATATCATAAAGGAGATGTGTTGGCGCGGTATAAAGTGGGAATAATCTAGATGTCTGGTTTGTTGAAAAAGTATTGTTGATTATGTAGTTTAGATAAGACGCTTACACTCTAAGAATAGGAAGTTTGACTCGTGTTGGTCCTCGGTCTCACAAGTACTAAACCACCGCATATTCATCAACATTCCATAGGCAGTTATTATTCGGGTTTAGTCTCGTACCAAATTTCACCGTAGTCATATCACAAAATAAATAGTTAACATATCTACTTACTCGCCACCCATCGGGGTGCAAAGTTCACAGCAGTTATTTTGGACTTTAATATCGTTTAttcctttatctttttttttttttttttttttaccatttgtTCAGAACCCGTCCGTCACTTTTCGATTGCACGTCCAGGCAATTGTCATTGGAACTGtctttaatttgaaaatatatacacgccaAATTATAACTCTAGTGCCATATATCAGTTTAAGCAACGCGATCATCACGGCCAATCGTCTCAGATCAGTTGATACGAATACGACGAAGCATCGGCACATCGTAAgcgaggtaaaaaaatgcGTCGGCGATATGTCCCAGGGTACGTTTCCAGGCGTTGAATCTGTACTTTATCTCCTTGAAAATGGGAAACGCATCTTTCGGTTTTAACGGCGGGATGATTTCTCTGGAAGTTTCACGAAACGCGATttagaaaatacatatatatatattttttttcgagatcaaaagcagagaaaaataatcggcAAACCGTATTACCCTCTGGCTTCCAGTTTTTGCTTAGTTCCGTTAGTAAAAGTGTACATCAGGCAGGCCGGGTTATAACTTATCGTTTGAACGTTGTGAAATTCTCCAGGGCTGACTTCCAACGAGTTTCCTTTCGCAACCGTGACTCCCTGCTGCCAAGAATCTTCCCGGTAAATCACCTGACCTTCGAGCACGGTCAAGGTAACATTCGACAAATCTTCATCGATGTAATTCTCCAATTGCATTCCCGGATAGTCCGCCACGAAAAGCACGTCCGTGTAATTCGACCAGGCGTAGACGTCGCGTTGAATTTCATCGAGTCTATTTCTGCGAGACAACGATAGAAGAAATGAATCGTTGGCTGAACTTGTTCTTTGCATTGTTACAGATTTCCAGGTCAGCGAGGAATTACTTTCGACTCACCGGTAAGAGCTGAATTGCGTCATAAGAGGCATGAGATAAGAAACAGGTTGAAAAGGGTGCCAATCTGCGGTGAGGAGGTCCACCCTGGGGTCGAAAACTCTTTGGAGGAATCGTCCGTTCAGAGAACACCATACGTCGATGTAAATGCTCAAGTTCGTCGACAGTCTTGCCCAGTGCTCGGTTTCGCTGGGTTGCCGACCCGACGCCCGTGCTTTTTGCCTCTGAAGCATCAGGTTATCCTAGAAAGTAATTTTTCACTTGGAATTTCACACCTGAACGATCATTCAGATAATTTATGTCTGCATTCTAAATTCCTGTGTACATCAAGCCGGAAAATTGTCGTGACAAATGAACATACTGTCGATGCCGTGACCTTGATAGCATTTGAATTGGCGTTGGCAGAGCCCAACGCCAATTTAAATTTATGACCTTTGAACTCGCGATTTACTTTTGATCGCCTGGAGACTGGTTTCGTAACACGGTAGCGGTtagttggtttattttttgcatacctTCAAACAGTGGGCATATTGTCTAACCATGTCACCGTGTTTGGACCATCGATCTCCTTGGACCCACGCCTGCGGATCTAGGTAATGGTCCTCGTTCTGCACGTTGTCGTGGATTTTTATCACGACCAGAATCGTGTCCCAGGAATGAACCATCATATCCCAGGAGTATCCGTACAAACCCGGGACCCAGTTATTGTATCCCTGAAAAATCAATGGGCGATTACGAGGTacgtgaaatgaattttttcttctcattttttccatacctTGGTGATGAAATGAGAGTAGGGTAAGAATAGCTGCATAAAAACGTGGAAGAGGAGCAGTGCGACAacggttttttgtttcttagtAACGCTTGATTCGTTGTAAGATTTTTTCCTTGATTTAACCATGTATTTCGAATCGGATGATACCATTTCCCTGACACTTTGCCTCAGATCAAGTTTTCTTTCTATAGAAGTTTGATCTGATCTGTCTTGATCCTTGTTTCCCTCTGTTGTGCAATTTTGTTCCCAGGTATCGTGTTGACGAGGACACGCACCGGTCTCATCGAAATTACTTTCGCCATCGTCATCAGTCTTTCGAACATTTTGTTCACAGgggtcttcgaagtttttcatttcaacgagCTTTTCGGAGCATGACTCCTGAggtttttcatcaattccatTAGCATATTCATTTTTAAGGTTCTCCTGGACCTCGTCATCCGATAACGAAGATTCGAGTCGACTCGAGTAAAACCAGGCTTCGATTCTCCTGGGCCAATCGACGTGGCAAAATAGAGGCATGGTTGCCAAACAGACGTAAGGAAACATCCCTTAAGTAAATTAAACGAATAATCAGCcgttgtgaaaattgaaaaaggaacGTATCGATTTACTACCGATTTATTTACCGATATGAAAAAGTCGAGAATTCATTAGGTGGAAACTTGTACAGAACACCATGGCGGGCAGTCTCGTTTTGTCGAATAACATCCAAAATCCTACGGTCAAATCGAAGATGAAT contains these protein-coding regions:
- the LOC105689579 gene encoding vitamin K-dependent gamma-carboxylase, which translates into the protein MKRRGKGTDTPRENCTVDEPLRTESAKGPANDEGWTASRISKMLPGDEKFEKVCGFRLSDLQSYKKFVALMYRPTDPASLGVARALFGLCMVIDIVEERGFSDIDLKWGDPMICHFPLIHGMKPPRLPWTIALYTLMWIGAGGVMIGFCFKLACGCFLLPYWYFFTLDKMNWNNHSYLYGVVSILFWGTGASNYFSIDAKLSKSKDNSVPLWNYFILKFQFFALYFLAGLKKSSQEWLDGYAMMNLSRHWVFDPFKLLLTTEQIDFLIVHWFGFIFDLTVGFWMLFDKTRLPAMVFCTSFHLMNSRLFHIGMFPYVCLATMPLFCHVDWPRRIEAWFYSSRLESSLSDDEVQENLKNEYANGIDEKPQESCSEKLVEMKNFEDPCEQNVRKTDDDGESNFDETGACPRQHDTWEQNCTTEGNKDQDRSDQTSIERKLDLRQSVREMVSSDSKYMVKSRKKSYNESSVTKKQKTVVALLLFHVFMQLFLPYSHFITKGYNNWVPGLYGYSWDMMVHSWDTILVVIKIHDNVQNEDHYLDPQAWVQGDRWSKHGDMVRQYAHCLKDNLMLQRQKARASGRQPSETEHWARLSTNLSIYIDVWCSLNGRFLQRVFDPRVDLLTADWHPFQPVSYLMPLMTQFSSYRNRLDEIQRDVYAWSNYTDVLFVADYPGMQLENYIDEDLSNVTLTVLEGQVIYREDSWQQGVTVAKGNSLEVSPGEFHNVQTISYNPACLMYTFTNGTKQKLEARGEIIPPLKPKDAFPIFKEIKYRFNAWKRTLGHIADAFFYLAYDVPMLRRIRIN
- the LOC105689580 gene encoding organic cation transporter protein isoform X1, encoding MQSAEDSCIYFTLKEGASVKRGEVDSEVVNDGDVGTVVYEMIGQEEEGDGKRIEQKDELVTALDKLGEGSKLLWLVFALTATPTLFNGLHATSYVFLAEVPTHWCAVPQLTMANWTDVQIRNISSASSCRRFSHNYTHLATLDFEGALAYVKANGNPGTESCNTFSYTNDIDGSSIVAEWDLVCHRTALRSSVQMALSLGKFLGASIFGIIADKFGRRTSYIVGVLILIVSGPISAFAPWYWLFMILRGLIGASGSAIYHSSFTTLTEVAGPKHRAWMGIVYSMGYPLGMMILPGIAYWAQDWKLLQLSITLPAVILLLHCWLMPESPRWLIAQNRRKEAQIIIERSYGPVYPSVNIALTAEKEKDMQCAKEKVANNKSGKETFVEKWKSLIDLFSHAELRKRIIIAYFAWAATSLSYYAIALNVDNFSANRYLYTFLTGVSEIPAYLVPLPLLAFMGRRAVTSLLFSISGIALLSILAIPQSDTTAIMVVALTGRLTVAAVFSVIILHTSELFPTVSRNSAVGTSSTMAHVGSIAAPYVVDLLGAKAWWIPSTICGATAVVAGLLSLILPETRRRTLVDTVEEEVTEGRGKVSIKNCFSFR
- the LOC105689580 gene encoding organic cation transporter protein isoform X2, which produces MIGQEEEGDGKRIEQKDELVTALDKLGEGSKLLWLVFALTATPTLFNGLHATSYVFLAEVPTHWCAVPQLTMANWTDVQIRNISSASSCRRFSHNYTHLATLDFEGALAYVKANGNPGTESCNTFSYTNDIDGSSIVAEWDLVCHRTALRSSVQMALSLGKFLGASIFGIIADKFGRRTSYIVGVLILIVSGPISAFAPWYWLFMILRGLIGASGSAIYHSSFTTLTEVAGPKHRAWMGIVYSMGYPLGMMILPGIAYWAQDWKLLQLSITLPAVILLLHCWLMPESPRWLIAQNRRKEAQIIIERSYGPVYPSVNIALTAEKEKDMQCAKEKVANNKSGKETFVEKWKSLIDLFSHAELRKRIIIAYFAWAATSLSYYAIALNVDNFSANRYLYTFLTGVSEIPAYLVPLPLLAFMGRRAVTSLLFSISGIALLSILAIPQSDTTAIMVVALTGRLTVAAVFSVIILHTSELFPTVSRNSAVGTSSTMAHVGSIAAPYVVDLLGAKAWWIPSTICGATAVVAGLLSLILPETRRRTLVDTVEEEVTEGRGKVSIKNCFSFR
- the LOC105689580 gene encoding organic cation transporter protein isoform X3, whose amino-acid sequence is MANWTDVQIRNISSASSCRRFSHNYTHLATLDFEGALAYVKANGNPGTESCNTFSYTNDIDGSSIVAEWDLVCHRTALRSSVQMALSLGKFLGASIFGIIADKFGRRTSYIVGVLILIVSGPISAFAPWYWLFMILRGLIGASGSAIYHSSFTTLTEVAGPKHRAWMGIVYSMGYPLGMMILPGIAYWAQDWKLLQLSITLPAVILLLHCWLMPESPRWLIAQNRRKEAQIIIERSYGPVYPSVNIALTAEKEKDMQCAKEKVANNKSGKETFVEKWKSLIDLFSHAELRKRIIIAYFAWAATSLSYYAIALNVDNFSANRYLYTFLTGVSEIPAYLVPLPLLAFMGRRAVTSLLFSISGIALLSILAIPQSDTTAIMVVALTGRLTVAAVFSVIILHTSELFPTVSRNSAVGTSSTMAHVGSIAAPYVVDLLGAKAWWIPSTICGATAVVAGLLSLILPETRRRTLVDTVEEEVTEGRGKVSIKNCFSFR